The DNA sequence cATCAGCGGCGGATGGAGGGTCGATAAAGCTTTTAGATTTGGAGACGTTTACCGGGAGCCCATTTCCCGCGGCTAAGAGTTGTTAATGGAGCTTAAGGAATTATCTCAGACTGGGCCGGCCGGGAGCGCCGTATATTTCCCGCGCCTGTTCCCCTGTCGGGTCTGGATATGCTGCTGTCAGACTCGCTTAATGAAAAGTAACGCGCCGCTGATTACAGTTTTATTTGGGCTCTATGTAAAGAGCGCCGTTAATTTAGCATCCCTTCCTCGGTGTGTTTGAATTGGCCACGCCTGAATGGCTGAGAGCGCGGTCCCCAGTGCTCCTCTGCGCCTCCAGCTCCTTCCCTGACAGCCTCccagggagggagatggggccCCTGCCCCTGACTGCGACCTTTCCCCAAAGCATCAACTCTTGAAATCCAGGTCTGGTCCCAACTCACTCCTTGCAGGTGCCAGGTGGCCAGCCTCCCTGAGGGGACACAGGCCAGAGGGTGGGTAAGGGTGCCCACTGCAAGCCTTCCAGAGTTTATTCCTCCcccaaagggaaggaggaggtcGAGGTGACAGCCCTGCTGTGTGGCTGAATcctgtcccccatcccccccccccccccccccccccgcccatccACCTGATGTCTTTATTTTGCACAATTTTGCAGATTAACTGAATAAATCTCTCCTGGTCAGTGGACCAAGATCTGAGGGCTTCGGCAGGGCAGGTCTGCGGGCACAGGCCTTGCCCAGAGCGTGAGGTCCCCAGGGCAGCGGGCTTGGGCAGCAGCCAGAGGCCTCGGGGGCCTGAGCTgacctggggggcaggggtgtcCAGACCCAGAGGCCGCCCGCAGCCAGGGGCCCAGGCGCGGCCCCACCCCGCCGCGATGCCTGCCTGCGCGAAGCCTGACTTTTGCAGGAAACGCCTGGCTTtgtctggggctggggtgggggcgccgGGCGGCCGCCCTCGGGCCGCATTAAAATTCCTGGCGCCCCGGCCGCGGCCGCGACGCGTCTCCCGCGAGACTCCACTTTCGCTATTACTGTCAAGTACCCTTGACTCTTTATTTTTGCCCTTTTATCTATTACAACTAATTCGAGTTCTTTTGCCCTTTTCAGTGTAAGACGTGGGCTTTCTGCAAAGCCTCCCCCTGCCAGCGAGCTCTCGGAGCGCGGAGCCTTTAGAAATTGAGGGGTTTActgtcaaaatgaaaatttcacttcAAATTATCTTGGCTGATGCTCGCTCGCCAGGCCGGGGGCTCCCGCCGCAGCCTTTTGACAGGCACATCAGCGGCGAGGCTCCGCATCTCGATAATATCATCCAAGAGAGCGAAAGTCAATACGGTGACAGCGCGCGGGCGGATACAATCCAATTACCGCGCGGTCCGgccgggcctggggctgggcGCCTGGGGCGGGGCCACCCGGGGCCGGGACTGCCTGCCCGGGTCGCTCCAGGGCCGGGGTCCCCGGTCCCGCCCGCAGGGCCGGGGCCCAGCACTCAGGGGTGCCCGGCGCACACCCGGGAGCTGCCTCCGGCTGCGCTGCGCTTCCCTCTGCCGGTGCCACCTCGTCCCAACGACCCTCCCCCGCATCAGGCCCGTTGACAGCGCCCCCGGCCTGCCCGGAGCCTCGCCCCGGGGCAAACCCCACAGGGCTCCAGTCCAGGCCCCGCCTCGCGCGTCCCTCCAAGGGCGCCCGCCCGTCCGCGAGGCGACCCGCGCTCCGGCCGCGCTGCCCCCGCCGCTGCCCCGTGCAGGTCCTTGGCGTAGGCGGCCCGTCCTCCCTCGGGACACCTGGGGCTGTAAGGCGGCCCAGTGGGGCCTCAGGCCGAGCGCTCGCAGGCGGGGGCGAGTCCGAGTGGGCCCCGTGCTTGGGGCCAGGCGCCCGCGGGCGCGGAGTCCTCGGCAGCCAGGGAACTGCGACCTTCCTGCACCTCGGGGATGCGGGCCGTCCGCGGGCTCCGctccaggggtggggctgggggccggggttTAGCAGCAAGCGCGGGGGCTTGGAGCGCGCTGGAGCTCGGCGAGGCGGGGCAAGCCGCCGgccaccctccctcccctgcccccacccaggcctaGACTCCCAGCCCCGCCCCATCCCTGCGGCATCCTAAGCGCTtcccgccccccagccccacccctcacccccccacccttCAAGGCGCGGCCTAGGGCTCTGGGCGGACGCTCGGGTCGCGGCTGCGGGTCCTTGGAGGGAGGTCGCCGAAGGGCCTCAGGGCACGGATGGCCTCCCTCCTCGCTCTCCCCTCAACACAGTGCCTGGGAATTCAGAAAGTTTAAAAGTTATTCTAATCTAGCAAGAGGAACTCCCATTTTCTCAAAATTTGGAGTTTGGTATAATGGGGGAGAGTTTAACAGTCCCCAGCCTCTCATCCAATTCCACTCGTGTTCAAGAACCTGGAATATACTGTAactcttcttttgaaaaacagcTTTATAGAGCATCTGGGGCTCTGCAGCAACTTCCGCGGGACTCTGGGCCAAGGACCCTGCTCCCGCTCACTCCCTTGGGGATTAGCGCCTTTCCTCTGGCAGAGACCTCCAATCCCGGGCTGGAAACGTGTTCATGTTCCAATGCAAACACCATCACTCGGTTTATTGGTTTTGTTATATTAGCCTCTGAAGCAGGCAATTATTGGtgtgaacatacatttttaaaaaaaacataattttatcgAGTTAAGAGTGTGCAATAGTGTGAACGAGGTGGAGTGCTGTTGGCAAATGTGCGGAGGATGAGATCAGGTCCCCAGGCTGAGGAGTCTTCCGGGAGGAACGCTGGCATGCCTCGAACCCGAAAGGAGACAGCAAAACAAAGCCTCAGAACGGAAATGTCCTCTCCATGTAAACTTTCAGAAGTAAACTTTATGCTTAGGGTGGCTCCCTTCTGCTCTGTGAGCAGACCTATCCATGGGTCTCGGAGTTTGGAAATGGCCTGAACTAGTGCATGTCCAGGTGGGGTCGGTGGACCTGGCAAGACAGCTCAGGCGGCTGGTGTGTAGCCTGGAGAGGCCGAGTTCAGCTCCTCCCTCTACACCGGCTTGGCTGCCTGAACTTTGCCACGCTCTCGTCCTGCTTTGGAAACTTGGTAGAAAAAGAGTCTGCGACCCACAGGCCTGCAGCCCCAGCAtgggctcctcctcctctgctcaggGGCAGGGGCCAGCTAGGCGCAGAAGGGCTTGCCTCCAGCCTTCGGGAGGGCCAGCAGCTCCTTGGCTGCACCTGAGGCCGGTGCATCATGGGGTGCAGCAGGAGGGAAAGTGCGCGCCAAGGGTGTCGTCAACACGTTGGCACCTGCCCCCAGCGAGCGTCCCAGCGGCCCTGGGTCCAGGAGGGCGCCCTTGGCGGTGGCCCAGGCCTGGTTCAAAGTGCTATGCCTGAGAATGGGGTCGTGAAAGACCCCATCCACCCAGTTTCTGAGACTGGTTACCGGGGAGTCCTGGTGCCTGTCCAGGGCACCAGTAGGGGCCGGGGCCGCAGGCGAGGATGAAGCAGGAGCCAAGGAAGTGGCCGCAGGGGCCGCGCCTTGACGCTTGAGCATGCAGGATGGAAACTCAGTCTGGCTCAGGGCAGTGGCGGCCGCAGTAGCAGTGTGTGCCAGGGACCAGATGCGCGGCTTGGCCTCCAGGCCCGCCGGGGCCCCAGCCTGTGCAAAGCCCAGTTTGGCCTCACAAGCCTGCGAGCCGCCCCCTGCGCCGGGCTGCTGCTCTGGCCCAGCCGCTGTGGTCCGGAGGCAGCTCCTGGCTCTCTCCATGTCCTGGTCCAGGGCGGTCCCGCCACCGGCGGCCAGGGGCATCCGCAGGGTGCCCGAGGCCTCCTTCCCCGGGGCGGTTGGACCATCGGGCGCCGCAGGGATGCGCTCCAGACCGCCTTCCAGGGGCTGGAAGGGCGGCTTCAGCTCGCACTCATGGGGCTCCCCCTCCAGCGGGTCGAAGTCCTCCAAGTCGGTGAGCTCTAGATCCTTCTCCTCTTTGCCCAGGGACTCTGCACAGGATAGAGGGAGGGGCCAGtgcaggaagagaggaaatgtGTGTAGCAGAACCCCACTGGTCCTTCCTAGCTCTGTGCCCCTGGTTATGGGGCAGACCCTGGAGCTAGGAAAAGCACCACAGCCCTTCCTTGTACCTCCCACCTGCTCCAGATGCTCCCTCCCTATCCCCCAGGAGGGTACACGGGAGACTCAGGGAGTCCCTCCTCAGATTCAGGGTGGGCGTGTCTCAGGTTGTAGATGCCCCTTTTGGGCTTCTTGAAGCCTGTTCCCAGTTCCAACTGCAGGCCCCCTGGGCTCAGGGCCTCTCCGGGCCACCTCATTCATTTGCTGCCCAAACCCTCACAGTTTGCTTTAACTACCCCAGATTCAGTGTCTTTAGAGGTCTTAGCACCCCAAAGAAGGCACAGGGAGTCCTGACCTCAGTGCCCAGCCCTGGCATCGCCAAGCTCCCACCCACCTTCATTCTTGGTGCTCTTGAGGGGCTCCTCCCTggtttcctcctccaccccttcttcctcctcGCCCTCTGCATAGGGTCGCTTCTCGTCTGCACATTTGTTCCTTGGCGGCCATGTCATCTTATTCTCTTTCTTGAGGCGCCGGCGCGCATTGGCGAACCAGGTGGACACCTGCGTGAGGGTCATCTTGGTGATGATGGCCAGCATGATCTTCTCGCCCTTGGTGGGGTAGGGGTTCTTGCGGTGCTCCTGCAACCAGGCCTTGAGCGTGCTGGTGGTCTCGCGCGTGGCATTCTTCCGCCGCGTCCCGCTGTCCATGGTCCCGTACCTGGGGACAGGCTGGGCAATGGGGCGCCGGCCGAGGCCCTTGTGGTGCCAGCGGCCAGAGCAAGGCCCATGCAGGCTTTCAGGCCTCATCATGGGTTAAGACCTGGGCGGGACCCAGGCACTGCCCTTCGCCACTGCCCATGCACTGCTTTCTGTGGCCCCAGAAAGTGAAGATGCTTATGTTTGATTAAACTTAAAGGGAGCCTGGCTCTTTCCCAGCCAGAGTGGTCAGGAGTGGAGTGGGGGCTCAAAGCCTGGCCAGGTCTCTGTCATTGTCACTACCTAGACATCTACTTCTTTGGGTTCCTTTATGAGGTGTCTCTCCTACCCTTCTGATCCCCAGACCAGGAAAGCACATCGTAGAAGTGTGAGACCAACTAACTGTATAACACCCATGGGCAGAAGCAGTCATTAGTGCCCACAGAAAGAAAATGCCCAGATAGCCTATGGTGGACTTTCTGCAGTTAGTTCCTAAttgttccctcctctccccaaggTGGGCCATGCTGTCTTTGAGTGGGTCCCACTGGACTCCCCCTTCCAGTTCTCACCACAGGGGAAGGTGGATGGGGCTCCCACACACCCACATGGGCTGCGCATCTTGGGTTGGGGCAGGTGTCCGAAGCCTGGGCAATAAGACCTGCCTGCTCAGGGAAACCACATCACAGGAAGGGCTTTGGGAGTCCAGACAGtgggctgggggtgcaggtggtGGGGATGCACTTTACCCCTGTGGAGCACGGCTTGCCTAGGAGGTGGGGCTGGACTAACCCAAGGTCATCGGGAGCTGGACCAGAAAAATGTCCCTCCTCCTACCTCCCAACTTTTTCTAGGGGGTGTGGAGGTGGTGGGGCTGGTGTGTGTGGGTGATTCTGACGGCTGATGGAGCCCTGCGGCCCATGCAGGGCATGCGAGGACTTCTGTCCCTCACCTGTCGTAGGGATATTGGCCCAGCGCCGGCTCGTAGGGGTAGTAGGCAGCGGCCGCGGCAGGCGCCAGGCCCGCATGCGCAGATCCAGGCCCATCCTTGGAGTCGAAGCCGTTCTGTaggatcccaggagcctggggtcgAAGCTTCCTGGAGGCGACCCAGCTcgaccccgccccctcccccacatcccTCTGCTCCTGAACGCTCGGCACAGACCCTGGGCAGCCTCACCAGCCACCCCGACCGTTCCCGACTCTCTCTAGGGCCCAGGGAGCGTTGGGGTAGGGggaatggggaggaggggtgagaaTGAGATTAGAGGAATAAAGGGGCAGAGATGAGGGTAGGGGGCTAGGAcgacagcagaggagaggagggtgagCGGACggctgggagagagggagaggtggagcaAAGGGGGAGGTCCGAAAGGGGTTGagtggtgggggttgggaggagagggagagagagacccagaggagTGAGGATAGGGGTTGTGGAGATGGGGagcaggggctgccctgggccatGGTGCTGTGGTCAGGCTTGGGGGGTTCCCCGCCCGGGGGCCTGGCGGGGTTCTGAGCAGCCAGGCGAGGAGGTGTACAGGTGAGGAGGTGTACAGGTGAAGCAGCAGCGAAGGGGTGCTTCTCCCACCCCTGCAACCTGGGGTCCAGGGCACCGGCGCCCCTGACTCCAGAGTTCAGGGAGTGGGCTTGGCGAATCCGGGGCAGGGGCGTGGCGTGGCGGGAAGGTCTCAGATCATCCCCCTCCCCTTACCAGCGAGTAGAAGGCGGAGGCCTCGGAGCCGTAGGTCACGTAGTTGCCGTAGCCCTGCGAGCCCGCGTAGGGGCCCCCATACACGCCCAGCGCCGCGGCAGAGTTGAGCTCGTGGCGCGCGGTGGCCAGCAGCCGGCTCTCGTAGACCGGGCAGTAGACGGGCGCCTGGGCCGACGCGGCGGGCCCCGACTCGGCCAGCGTGCGGCCACCCGACTCGCAGCACGTGCTCAGGGAGTTGGTGGTCATCAGGAACTGGAGGGGAGACGGGCGGCGAGGAAGGGCGGGCGCGCGCGGCTGGGGCTCGAGGcctccacctgccctgctccCGGCCCAGGCCCAGGAGGGCGCCCCGTTGCCTGCGGCGCGCGCGCTCCTTCCCGCCGGGAGCCCGCTCTGCCCGGCTGCTTCCTCCAGCCTCTTGGGGCCCCGCCGTCCAGGCCCCGAGTGCACACCCTCCCCGGGGGGTCCGTCCCTGTTGGGGGGGTTCCCAGGCCGCGCACGCCCTCCTGTGTCACGTCTGTCTTGAGTCCCTGGGCTCCTCTGGGGCGAAGCCACGGACCCGGggtggggtgcgggtgggggtgggagtgggggtcaAGCAAAGCGGGAGAAATGGGCTGATCCCCAGACAGGGGGGTCACGTCCCCGCGCACGTCCGGCGGTCTCAGCGCCCCTGCGCTCCGCCGGGCTGGGTGCGAGGCGCGCGCGGCACAGGCCCGGCTCCCGGGGGAGCGACGCCGCgtggccgcccgcccgcccgcgtgCCCCCGCGTGCCCCGCACCCGCGCAAGGCCCCTTACCTGGGGTGCGGAGGAATACGGGTATCCAAACTGCGGGTAGGACATGGCGGGCGCggccggggccggcgggcggggccggCGAGGTCCTGCgccgcggggggcggcgcggcgcggccgcTGCTCCGGGGCCGCCGGCTCCTAGGCGCTGGGAGGGCGAAGCAGAAGAGCGGGTTACTCCATCCACGCGCCCCGCAAACTTTTCT is a window from the Vulpes lagopus strain Blue_001 chromosome 17, ASM1834538v1, whole genome shotgun sequence genome containing:
- the IRX4 gene encoding iroquois-class homeodomain protein IRX-4 isoform X1 is translated as MSYPQFGYPYSSAPQFLMTTNSLSTCCESGGRTLAESGPAASAQAPVYCPVYESRLLATARHELNSAAALGVYGGPYAGSQGYGNYVTYGSEASAFYSLAPGILQNGFDSKDGPGSAHAGLAPAAAAAYYPYEPALGQYPYDRYGTMDSGTRRKNATRETTSTLKAWLQEHRKNPYPTKGEKIMLAIITKMTLTQVSTWFANARRRLKKENKMTWPPRNKCADEKRPYAEGEEEEGVEEETREEPLKSTKNEESLGKEEKDLELTDLEDFDPLEGEPHECELKPPFQPLEGGLERIPAAPDGPTAPGKEASGTLRMPLAAGGGTALDQDMERARSCLRTTAAGPEQQPGAGGGSQACEAKLGFAQAGAPAGLEAKPRIWSLAHTATAAATALSQTEFPSCMLKRQGAAPAATSLAPASSSPAAPAPTGALDRHQDSPVTSLRNWVDGVFHDPILRHSTLNQAWATAKGALLDPGPLGRSLGAGANVLTTPLARTFPPAAPHDAPASGAAKELLALPKAGGKPFCA
- the IRX4 gene encoding iroquois-class homeodomain protein IRX-4 isoform X2, whose amino-acid sequence is MSYPQFGYPYSSAPQFLMTTNSLSTCCESGGRTLAESGPAASAQAPVYCPVYESRLLATARHELNSAAALGVYGGPYAGSQGYGNYVTYGSEASAFYSLNGFDSKDGPGSAHAGLAPAAAAAYYPYEPALGQYPYDRYGTMDSGTRRKNATRETTSTLKAWLQEHRKNPYPTKGEKIMLAIITKMTLTQVSTWFANARRRLKKENKMTWPPRNKCADEKRPYAEGEEEEGVEEETREEPLKSTKNEESLGKEEKDLELTDLEDFDPLEGEPHECELKPPFQPLEGGLERIPAAPDGPTAPGKEASGTLRMPLAAGGGTALDQDMERARSCLRTTAAGPEQQPGAGGGSQACEAKLGFAQAGAPAGLEAKPRIWSLAHTATAAATALSQTEFPSCMLKRQGAAPAATSLAPASSSPAAPAPTGALDRHQDSPVTSLRNWVDGVFHDPILRHSTLNQAWATAKGALLDPGPLGRSLGAGANVLTTPLARTFPPAAPHDAPASGAAKELLALPKAGGKPFCA